In Stenotrophomonas sp. 610A2, one DNA window encodes the following:
- a CDS encoding OmpA family protein: MFESLIREAASRFHLGDNAGRLVRQLVDVIFDPANGGFAGLKKRFADAGLDGLFSSWIGNTPGDNVLQPDQFSAGFGQNLAGGIASKLGIPAAAVNMAGAWLLPKIVGQLTPGGSIPSSRPADYDRWFGTTTPAAGYSGGGTVPAKASGGFWKWLIPLILLLAAFLLFRSCKKEEVVTPAPVEPVASTQPAAPVVQANPRFGFDNTDGKITVSGQLASEADKTRLWDALKANFGEGNLAGNISVDPATLPAGWLDKLIAALPELKAKGLKFGFDGDKLSIDTSGMAEADRFTVSDKLRSLFGGFEISGLWDRAAAALSGLKAGFSGDDLVKALNLMNIYFDTGSATITRDSLETLTSAANAIKQAPAGTKIEVGGHTDNTGDAAANITLSQQRADAVAAKLAELGVAADTLTAKGYGQEKPRASNDTDEGRAQNRRIEFAVSK, translated from the coding sequence ATGTTCGAGTCGTTGATTCGCGAAGCGGCCAGCCGCTTTCATCTCGGTGACAATGCGGGGCGCCTCGTGCGCCAGCTTGTCGATGTCATTTTCGATCCTGCCAACGGCGGCTTTGCCGGCCTGAAGAAACGCTTTGCCGATGCAGGCCTGGATGGCCTGTTTTCGTCGTGGATAGGCAACACCCCCGGTGACAATGTCCTGCAACCGGACCAGTTCAGTGCCGGCTTCGGCCAGAACCTTGCCGGCGGTATTGCCAGCAAACTCGGCATTCCAGCCGCGGCAGTCAACATGGCCGGCGCATGGCTCCTCCCCAAGATCGTTGGTCAATTGACGCCTGGCGGCAGCATCCCCAGTTCCCGCCCAGCGGATTACGATCGCTGGTTCGGCACCACCACGCCTGCGGCTGGCTACAGCGGTGGTGGCACGGTACCCGCCAAGGCATCGGGCGGGTTCTGGAAATGGTTGATCCCGCTGATTCTTCTGCTTGCGGCATTCCTGCTGTTCCGCAGCTGCAAGAAAGAAGAAGTGGTTACGCCCGCGCCAGTCGAACCGGTTGCAAGCACACAGCCCGCAGCCCCCGTGGTCCAGGCCAATCCACGCTTCGGGTTCGACAACACCGACGGCAAGATCACGGTCAGTGGCCAGCTCGCCAGCGAGGCCGACAAGACCCGCCTGTGGGATGCGCTGAAAGCCAACTTCGGTGAAGGCAATCTGGCCGGCAACATCAGCGTCGATCCGGCAACCCTGCCAGCAGGTTGGCTGGACAAGCTGATCGCCGCGTTGCCGGAACTGAAAGCCAAGGGACTGAAGTTCGGTTTCGATGGCGACAAGCTCAGCATCGATACCAGCGGCATGGCAGAAGCCGATCGTTTCACTGTCAGCGACAAGTTACGCAGTCTGTTTGGAGGCTTCGAGATCAGTGGTCTGTGGGATCGTGCGGCGGCGGCATTGTCTGGACTCAAGGCCGGCTTCAGCGGTGATGATCTGGTCAAGGCCTTGAACCTGATGAACATCTATTTCGACACAGGTTCGGCCACCATCACCCGCGACAGTCTGGAAACGCTGACCAGCGCGGCCAATGCGATCAAGCAGGCACCTGCAGGCACGAAGATCGAGGTAGGCGGGCACACCGACAACACCGGTGATGCAGCTGCCAACATCACCTTGAGCCAGCAGCGGGCGGATGCGGTGGCTGCCAAGTTGGCCGAGCTCGGTGTTGCTGCCGATACGCTCACCGCCAAGGGCTATGGCCAGGAAAAGCCGCGTGCCAGCAATGACACCGACGAAGGCCGCGCGCAGAACCGTCGTATTGAGTTTGCGGTTAGCAAGTAA
- a CDS encoding TonB-dependent receptor plug domain-containing protein — protein sequence MSRPTSAPLGLAIALALSSTAFAQNAQQATNLDTVIVTGTRAVDRTVLESTSPVDVLSAEDIRKAGVVNGELGSALQALLPSFNFPRQSNSGGADHIRAAQLRGLSPDHVLVLINGKRRHNSALVNTDSKIGKGTTPVDFNAIPVSAIKRIEVLRDGAGALYGSDAVAGVINVILDDAPEGGAIEASFGAHHTDLKPIDRTLTDGQTSYLSAKVGTALTDDGGFLRVGLELKNREATNRAGFDQIPPWEAQTPDNLALAGKRNYSLGDGASKDLNAWFNAEIPFGSASKAYAFGTYNQRDTEGANYFRYPDGEANWKELYPNGYRPISEGENLDVQLVAGARGELGDWNYDASLDHGRNEFTYRLRNSLNASLGPTSPTRFKTADFSFAQTVANLDFGRIFVRANDTHSLGFGIEGRNERYETSAGDPASYAAGPYTDRPTGSQAGGGLTPQDEADLSRDVISAYTSLSSTFGEKFSTDIAARYEHYQDFGGELTGKIGARYAFAPAFALRGSISNNFHAPSLSQIGYESTSTGYTAGGQLVQGRLLSVNNPIARALGATDLKPEKSVNYSLGFTSQIGSHFDLSLDLFQIDIDDRIALSESITGDALTDFVQQQFGIGGLESAHYFVNAADTRTRGAEFVGNWRQSLGDGELLLTGTWSYAKTELKNVVATPSQLLALNPDYVLFGVEESNTLTDAAPRTRAQLAASWVNDKWSLSSRVSRYGSATRVFDFGGGYIPTQTYQAEWQLDAEVEYRITPQWSVAVGGQNLTDNYPDKSNEDIYYFGNLPYDVLSPIGSNGAYWYGRVRFTF from the coding sequence ATGTCCCGTCCCACCTCGGCCCCGCTCGGCCTGGCCATCGCGCTGGCGCTGTCTTCCACCGCTTTTGCCCAAAATGCCCAGCAGGCCACCAACCTGGACACGGTGATCGTCACCGGCACCCGTGCGGTCGACCGCACCGTGCTGGAATCCACCTCGCCGGTGGACGTGCTCAGCGCCGAGGACATCCGCAAGGCCGGCGTGGTCAATGGTGAGCTGGGCAGCGCGCTGCAGGCGCTGCTGCCCTCGTTCAACTTCCCGCGCCAGTCCAACTCCGGCGGTGCCGACCACATCCGTGCCGCACAGCTGCGCGGCCTCTCGCCCGACCATGTGCTGGTGCTGATCAACGGCAAGCGCCGCCACAACAGCGCGCTGGTCAATACCGACAGCAAAATCGGCAAGGGCACCACGCCGGTTGATTTCAACGCGATCCCGGTCAGCGCGATCAAGCGCATCGAAGTGCTGCGTGACGGTGCCGGCGCGCTGTACGGCTCCGATGCGGTAGCCGGCGTGATCAACGTGATCCTCGACGATGCCCCGGAAGGCGGCGCCATCGAAGCCAGCTTCGGCGCGCACCACACCGACCTCAAGCCGATCGACCGCACCCTGACCGACGGCCAGACCAGCTACCTCAGCGCCAAGGTCGGCACCGCGCTGACGGACGACGGCGGCTTCCTGCGCGTCGGCCTGGAGCTGAAGAACCGCGAAGCCACCAACCGTGCCGGTTTCGACCAGATCCCGCCGTGGGAAGCGCAGACCCCGGACAATCTGGCCCTGGCCGGCAAGCGCAATTACTCACTGGGCGATGGCGCCAGCAAGGACCTCAACGCCTGGTTCAATGCTGAAATCCCGTTCGGCAGCGCCTCCAAGGCCTATGCCTTCGGCACCTACAACCAGCGCGATACCGAAGGCGCCAACTACTTCCGCTACCCGGACGGCGAAGCCAACTGGAAAGAGCTGTACCCGAACGGCTACCGCCCGATCTCCGAAGGCGAAAACCTGGACGTGCAGCTGGTAGCCGGTGCCCGTGGCGAACTCGGCGACTGGAACTACGACGCCAGCCTCGATCACGGCCGTAACGAGTTCACCTACCGCCTGCGCAACTCGCTCAATGCCTCGCTCGGCCCGACCAGCCCGACACGCTTCAAGACCGCCGATTTCAGCTTCGCCCAGACCGTGGCCAACCTCGATTTCGGCCGCATCTTTGTGCGCGCCAATGACACCCACAGCCTCGGCTTCGGCATCGAAGGCCGCAACGAGCGTTATGAAACCAGCGCCGGTGACCCGGCCAGCTATGCAGCCGGCCCCTACACCGACCGCCCGACCGGCTCGCAGGCCGGCGGTGGCCTGACCCCGCAGGATGAAGCCGATCTGTCGCGCGATGTGATCAGCGCCTACACCAGCCTTTCGTCCACGTTCGGCGAGAAGTTCTCCACCGACATCGCCGCGCGCTATGAGCACTACCAGGACTTCGGCGGCGAGCTGACCGGCAAGATCGGCGCGCGCTATGCGTTTGCGCCAGCTTTCGCGCTACGTGGCTCGATCTCCAACAACTTCCACGCGCCGTCGCTGAGCCAGATCGGCTACGAATCCACTTCGACCGGCTACACCGCCGGTGGCCAGCTGGTGCAGGGTCGCCTGCTGTCGGTGAACAATCCAATCGCACGTGCGCTGGGCGCCACCGACCTGAAGCCGGAAAAGTCGGTCAACTACAGCCTGGGCTTCACCAGCCAGATCGGCAGCCACTTCGACCTGTCGCTGGACCTGTTCCAGATCGACATCGATGACCGCATCGCCTTGTCGGAAAGCATCACTGGCGATGCGCTGACCGATTTCGTGCAGCAGCAGTTCGGCATCGGCGGTCTGGAAAGCGCGCACTACTTCGTCAACGCTGCCGATACGCGCACCCGTGGCGCCGAGTTCGTCGGCAACTGGCGGCAGTCGCTGGGTGACGGCGAGCTGCTGTTGACCGGCACCTGGAGCTACGCCAAGACCGAGCTGAAGAATGTCGTCGCCACGCCGTCGCAGCTGCTGGCACTGAACCCGGACTACGTGCTGTTCGGCGTGGAAGAGAGCAATACGCTGACCGACGCCGCCCCGCGCACCCGCGCGCAGCTGGCAGCCAGCTGGGTCAATGACAAGTGGTCGTTGAGCAGCCGCGTGAGCCGCTACGGCAGCGCGACGCGTGTGTTCGACTTTGGCGGCGGCTACATCCCGACCCAGACCTACCAGGCCGAATGGCAACTGGATGCGGAAGTGGAATACCGCATCACCCCGCAGTGGAGCGTGGCTGTTGGCGGCCAGAACCTGACCGACAACTACCCGGACAAGTCGAACGAAGACATCTACTACTTCGGCAACCTGCCGTACGACGTGCTGTCGCCGATCGGCAGCAATGGCGCGTATTGGTATGGGCGGGTGCGGTTTACGTTCTGA